The Streptomyces sp. A2-16 sequence GAGTTGGTGACCAGGCCCCAGCCGAGGGCGGTGGCAAGGAGGGTGAGGACGAGCGGGGCGAGCGGTACGTCGCCGTAGCGGCCGTTCGGGTGGTAGAGGTCGTCCTCGTCGTAGTCGCGGCGGCGCAGGGCGAGGTCGGCCAGCATGATGCCGCACCAGGCGGCGATGGGGACGCCGAGGGTGGTGAGGAAGCCCATGAACTGGCCGAGGAAGTCGTCGGCGAAGAACACGATGTAGACGGAGCCCGCGATCATCAGGACGCCGTCGACGAGCGCGGCCAGTGGGCGCGGGATCCTGAGGCCGGCGGACAGCAGGGCCAGGCCCGAGGAGTAGATGTCGAGGACCGCTCCGCCGACCAGGCCTAGGACGGCGACGACGGCGAAGGGCACCAGGAACCAGGTGGGCAGGAGGGTGGTGAGCGCGCCGATGGGGTCGGCGGCGACGGCCGTGTTGAGGGTGGTGGACGAGCCGGCCAGCAGCAGTCCGAAGACCAGCAGGAGCAGGGGGGCCACGGAGGCGCCGAAGGTGGTCCAGCCGATCACGCCCCGGCTCGACGAAGTCCGGGGCAGATAGCGGGAGTAGTCGGCGGCGGCGTTGACCCAGCCGAGGCCGAAGCCGGTCATCATGAAGACGAGTGCGCCGATGAACTCCTGGGCGGAGCCCGCCGGGAGGGCACTGACGGTGCTCCAGTGGATGTGGTCGGCGACGAGACCGACGTAGACGAGGGTCAGTACGCCCGTCACGACGGTGATGACGGTCTGGAGCCGCATGATCAGGTCGAAGCCCATGACCCCGCCGACGACGGTCAGCCCGGCGACCACGATCAGTGCGACGACCTGGGTCTGCGTGCCGCCGCCCCAGCCGAGCCGCCCGAAGACGGTCGCCGTGGCGAGTGTCGCGAGGGAGCACAGCACGGTCTCCCAGCCGACGGTGAGGATCCAGGAGACGACCGACGGGAGGCGGTTGCCGCGCACTCCGTAGGCGGCCCGGCTGAGCACCATCGTCGGGGCGGAGCCCCGCTTTCCGGCGACCGCGACGAAG is a genomic window containing:
- a CDS encoding cytosine permease → MTDSSGTTTGSPASPGNRSATRQLQVETHGLDVIGDAERKGTPRTLFWPWFGANVSILGLSYGSFALGFGISFWQALVAGVIGIVFSFLLCGFVAVAGKRGSAPTMVLSRAAYGVRGNRLPSVVSWILTVGWETVLCSLATLATATVFGRLGWGGGTQTQVVALIVVAGLTVVGGVMGFDLIMRLQTVITVVTGVLTLVYVGLVADHIHWSTVSALPAGSAQEFIGALVFMMTGFGLGWVNAAADYSRYLPRTSSSRGVIGWTTFGASVAPLLLLVFGLLLAGSSTTLNTAVAADPIGALTTLLPTWFLVPFAVVAVLGLVGGAVLDIYSSGLALLSAGLRIPRPLAALVDGVLMIAGSVYIVFFADDFLGQFMGFLTTLGVPIAAWCGIMLADLALRRRDYDEDDLYHPNGRYGDVPLAPLVLTLLATALGWGLVTNSAASWLDWQGYLLDPFGLGGKSGSWAYANLGVLAALALGFLGTLVLGRRRIRAQEDAV